From Cryptococcus neoformans var. neoformans B-3501A chromosome 6, whole genome shotgun sequence, the proteins below share one genomic window:
- a CDS encoding hypothetical protein (Match to EST gb|CF193571.1|CF193571) has protein sequence MAQVIPPITSLPSDSGAAPSVEDIQDRLPSICVDYLSHDWSEEDVWASWRNMTRHKHEIANGVRLENASWRTWQKQRNKLKTISPETLNWLKDSDVTWLYGPLHTANVEPARPLRIASTDDRLGIDGPDSRISVKKPILKHRTLSEMLTIPMPSSPVLEHVSTDGSSETSGDDDDRPNLLQTKSDTNIFRTRGVMPRRRSPPRYHNLGKTPPELPVLSPSTESQTTSGKRHISFNTFVEQCVAVDDPSQNQQQNDSDDDVLEMKPSSMGSRSSRTSRPSLSRASSSGSEHITIAKIAPTMLKTGPGVNHTLQMVYAPPAEYQSPGYDNLSSYDFPSPQVEAAINRWQTDDEGYGSVGYDYFNGPDFSGNVDRSSIPIPAHVGTSYGGGRPSPNKYRPAASSPQQSFEPSSVSSSNSSSSVNVASPVQPGRGILKTRPPDQAFSPESSSPPSAYFNYNPSAATGIGSMRGSSVAYEYPVASGSPVTSPGVGIEERGRGRTPSRERLHDRSTSRGTSSGSTSSKSPTEIAASHSSSRKIQTPPQLDKVQEETRHIEPEERADGNHTPQASQSAVIGKSTSASVDSFKLSEEDEDYIPDRSSTPTPHSSPQIAFRPLKDTSPASLPHTSATPRPSSSRSDFPEVDPPTTVPSSYKSNAGARATIAHVGTNAQPTLFQPTEDDDGASIMGRAANIASTAKDLLGALWYGANDGQGDDSQYNWQDQTQGGQRHGTDGTQGKSPFHKRSGSGAQS, from the exons ATGGCCCAGGTCATTCCCCCTATC acttctctcccttccgaTTCCGGCGCTGCGCCCTCAGTAGAGGACATTCAGGACCGTTTGCCGTCTATTTGTGTCGACTATCTCTCTCATGACTGgtccgaagaagatgtatgGGCTTCGTGGCGGAATATGACTCGTCATAAGCACGAGATCGCCAATGGAGTTCGTCTGGAGAATGCAAGTTGGCGGACATGGCAAAAGCAGCGAAACAAGCTTAAAACAATCAGTCCTGAAACTCTCAACTG GCTGAAAGACTCTGATGTCACATGGCTGTACGGACCACTCCACACTGCCAATGTCGAACCAGCCCGTCCACTCCGGATCGCTTCCACGGATGACCGCCTAGGGATCGATGGACCCGACTCACGGATTTCCGTCAAAAAGCCGATTCTCAAGCATCGCACTCTTTCAGAGATGCTTACTATCCCTATGCCGTCTTCTCCTGTTCTCGAACACGTCTCCACTGATGGGTCATCTGAGACCtctggagatgatgatgatcgcCCAAATCTTCTGCAAACCAAGTCCGACACCAATATCTTCCGTACTCGAGGAGTTATGCCACGCAGAAGAAGTCCGCCGAGATATCACAATCTGGGGAAGACACCGCCAGAGCTTCCAGTTTTGTCTCCCTCAACTGAGTCCCAAACGACTTCCGGCAAAAGGCATATTAGTTTCAATACTTTCGTAGAGCAATGTGTGGCGGTCGATGATCCCAGTCAaaaccagcagcagaacgatagcgatgatgatgtgctTGAGATGAAGCCTTCATCTATGGGCAGTCGATCATCACGAACCTCGCGGCCCAGTCTTAGTCGCGCATCTTCCTCAGGATCAGAACATATAACGATCGCCAAGATTGCGCCCACCATGCTCAAGACTGGGCCGGGTGTGAACCATACTTTACAGATGGTTTATGCTCCTCCGGCCGAGTACCAGTCCCCTGGTTATGACAACCTCAGTTCCTATGATTTCCCTTCGCCACAGGTTGAAGCCGCAATCAATCGGTGGCAAaccgatgatgaaggataTGGCAGTGTTGGTTATGATTATTTCAATGGACCAGACTTCTCTGGCAACGTCGACAGGAGCAGCATACCTATCCCAGCACATGTTGGTACTTCTTATGGAGGCGGACGCCCTTCCCCCAACAAGTATCGACCTGCAGCTAGCAGCCCTCAACAGTCGTTCGAGCCTTCTTCCGTGTCCTCCAGcaattcctcttcttcagtaaACGTCGCTTCACCTGTACAACCTGGAAGGGGCATTCTCAAGACTCGACCTCCTGATCAGGCTTTCTCTCCTGAATCTTCGTCGCCGCCTTCAGCTTATTTTAACTATAACCCTTCAGCAGCGACAGGTATTGGTAGTATGCGTGGGTCCTCGGTTGCTTATGAGTATCCTGTCGCCTCAGGCTCGCCTGTTACATCGCCTGGTGTAGGGATTGAAGAAcgtggacgaggaagaacgcCTTCCAGAGAGCGGCTTCATGACAGGTCGACCTCTAGAGGTACATCTAGCGGCTCTACTTCCTCTAAATCACCTACGGAGATTGCTGCATCACATAGCTCTTCACGGAAAATCCAGACTCCTCCTCAGCTTGATAAAGTGCAAGAAGAAACTCGGCATATCGAACCTGAAGAGCGTGCTGATGGAAATCATACACCTCAAGCAAGTCAATCTGCCGTGATAGGAAAATCCACTTCAGCTTCTGTTGATTCTTTCAAGTtaagcgaagaagacgaggactACATTCCGGACCGATCGTCTACTCCTACGCCACACTCTTCACCACAG ATCGCCTTCCGGCCGTTGAAGGACACATCGCCTGCGTCCCTTCCCCACACTTCAGCTACACCGCGACCGTCTTCTAGCCGCTCAGACTTCCCTGAGGTAGACCCTCCTACGAccgtcccttcttcttacaAGTCCAACGCTGGAGCCCGAGCCACAATAGCTCATGTAGGGACGAATGCCCAACCTACTCTGTTCCAACCTAcggaagacgatgatggtGCGAGCATTATGGGGAGAGCGGCGAATATTGCAAGCACGGCTAAAGATTTACTGGGAGCGCTTTGGTACGGGGCGAACGACGGACAAGGAGACGACAGTCAATACAATTGGCAAGATCAGACTCAAGGCGGGCAAAGACACGGTACAGATGGCACTCAAGGAAAGAGTCCATTCCATAAACGTTCAGGTTCAGGGGCGCAAAGTTAA